Proteins found in one Anopheles aquasalis chromosome 3, idAnoAquaMG_Q_19, whole genome shotgun sequence genomic segment:
- the LOC126574534 gene encoding histone H2B yields MAPKTSGKAAKKSGKAQKNISKSDKKKKKRTRKESYAIYIYKVLKQVHPDTGISSKAMSIMNSFVNDIFERIAAEASRLAHYNKRSTITSREIQTAVRLLLPGELAKHAVSEGTKAVTKYTSSK; encoded by the coding sequence ATGGCACCGAAAACCAGTGGCAAGGCAGCGAAGAAGTCCGGCAAGGCGCAGAAGAACATCTCCAAGtcggacaagaagaagaagaagcgtacCCGCAAGGAGAGCTACGCTATCTACATCTACAAGGTCCTGAAGCAGGTCCACCCGGACACTGGCATCTCCTCGAAGGCGATGAGCATCATGAACAGCTTCGTGAACGACATCTTCGAGCGCATCGCCGCCGAAGCGTCCCGTCTGGCGCACTACAACAAGCGCTCGACGATCACGTCCCGCGAAATCCAGACCGCtgtccgtctgctgctgcctggtgaGTTGGCCAAGCACGCCGTTTCCGAGGGAACGAAGGCCGTCACCAAGTACACCAGCTCGAAGTAA
- the LOC126574522 gene encoding uncharacterized protein LOC126574522: protein MEMDVIKTDPLELEIESMDCERNMEMDADLTATLIELVKQYPVLYDTAHPKFKYNEKKGEAWNHISASLNVDSEVLKTKWRSLRDTFIRRKKEPKRWKKWRWADRLSFLELTYLPEQRTRAKPTIVDIQPVIEVAPLTTPKITPKVKVETPVSGNRQHEGSDVDKVIGFLTKREKKDSSDLLFTHYASLFKTLDRDLQADLKIQLANIFVKAELEQQKRDDGNLGSD from the exons ATGGAGATGGATGTGATCAAAACCGATCCCCTCGAGTTGGAGATCGAGTCGATGGACTGTGAAAGAAATATGGAAATGGACGCTGATCTTACAGCAACGCTGATCGAATTAGTCAAACAATATCCGGTGCTGTACGACACTGCGCATCCGAAATTTAAgtacaacgaaaaaaagggcgagGCGTGGAACCATATATCAGCCAGTTTGAACGTGGATA GCGAGGTCCTAAAAACCAAGTGGCGAAGTCTGCGCGATACCTTCATACGACGTAAGAAGGAGCCGAAGCGATGGAAAAAGTGGCGGTGGGCAGATCGTCTATCGTTCTTGGAACTCACTTATCTACCGGAACAAAGGACCAGAGCAAAACCAACGATTGTAGACATACAACCAGTTATCGAAGTAGCACCTCTTACTACTCCTAAAATTACCCCTAAAGTTAAAGTGGAAACCCCGGTATCCGGAAATCGGCAGCATGAGGGCTCCGACGTAGACAAAGTTATAGGATTCTTGACCAAACGGGAGAAAAAGGATTCATCCGATCTCCTTTTTACTCATTATGCTTCACTATTTAAAACTCTAGATAGGGATCTGCAAGCAGATTTGAAGATTCAGCTTGCCAACATATTTGTTAAAGCAGAACTTGAACAACAGAAACGAGACGATGGCAATCTGGGTTCAGATTAA
- the LOC126574666 gene encoding carbohydrate sulfotransferase 9-like encodes MIITNIRRLMRKSSKLCDGVQPARLTISNVQGAVTVCIGVLVLLALCANFGLFNLRFHGQSVEEILEQRIKHLETTCKNLDNGGHKNIQPAFYLHSKNHSLLYCLVFKAGTSSWFYNFNSWAGYTEYEIMHVDNLLMARQFYPKQNRVSLMNSMDHSFSFIIVRHPFERLISAFEDRLVSMRNPYYSRMSRSIYKRYHPTGSGAISFRDFVQYIIDDVAYNNSTLALDIHWCPINNLCTPCLARYDLIIKLETYARDVEVLIKHTGLQGKIKPVHINHARKEATEILIQKYFSQITDKQMDALYSIYEMDFMLFGYSAEKYFRIPKASN; translated from the exons ATGATTATAACCAACATTCGACGCCTGATGCGCAAATCGTCTAAACTGTGCGACGGGGTACAGCCGGCACGGCTGACCATTTCGAACGTGCAAGGTGCAGTCACTGTGTGCATTGGAGTGCTGGTATTGCTGGCTCTGTGTGCCAACTTTGGGCTGTTTAATTTGCGATTTCACGGCCAATCGGTAGAGGAAATTCTTGAGCAACGAATCAAACATTTGGAAACGACCTGCAAAAATCTGGATAACGGTGGAC ATAAAAACATCCAGCCAGCATTTTACCTGCACAGCAAAAACCACAGTCTTCTGTACTGTTTGGTTTTCAAGGCCGGAACCAGTTCTTGGTTTTATAACTTCAACTCCTGGGCCGGATACACCGAGTATGAGATCATGCACGTGGACAACCTGCTCATGGCGCGACAGTTCTATCCGAAGCAGAACCGCGTCTCGCTAATGAACTCCATGGACCATTCCTTTTCGTTCATTATCGTGCGGCATCCTTTCGAGCGGCTGATCAGTGCGTTCGAGGACCGGCTGGTCAGCATGCGCAACCCGTACTACTCGCGTATGTCCCGTTCCATCTACAAACGCTACCATCCGACTGGCAGTGGTGCGATTTCGTTCAGGGACTTTGTGCAATACATCATAGACGATGTGGCCTACAACAACAGTACGCTCGCGCTGGACATTCACTGGTGCCCGATAAACAATCTCTGCACACCGTGCCTAGCGCGATACGATTTAATCATCAAACTGGAAACGTACGCCCGGGATGTGGAGGTTCTTATTAAGCATACCGGGCTGCAGGGTAAAATCAAACCAGTGCACATCAACCATGCCAGAAAAGAGGCGACGGAGATTCTGATTCAAAAATATTTCTCTCAAATCACCGACAAACAAATGGATGCTCTGTACAGCATCTATGAAATGGATTTCATGCTTTTTGGGTATTCGGCCGAGAAGTACTTCCGGATTCCAAAGGCATCGAACTGA
- the LOC126574539 gene encoding histone H2A — MSGRGKGGKVKGKAKSRSNRAGLQFPVGRIHRLLRKGNYAERVGAGAPVYLAAVMEYLAAEVLELAGNAARDNKKTRIIPRHLQLAIRNDEELNKLLSGVTIAQGGVLPNIQAVLLPKKTEKKA; from the coding sequence ATGTCTGGAcgcggaaagggaggaaaggtgAAGGGAAAGGCAAAGTCCCGTTCCAACCGTGCTGGTCTGCAGTTCCCGGTCGGCCGTATTCATCGTCTGCTGCGCAAAGGCAACTATGCCGAGCGTGTCGGTGCTGGAGCTCCGGTCTATCTGGCGGCCGTGATGGAGTACCTGGCTGCTGAAGTGCTCGAGTTGGCCGGTAACGCCGCCCGTGACAACAAGAAGACGCGTATCATCCCGCGTCATCTGCAGCTGGCCATCCGTAACGACGAGGAGTTGAACAAGCTGCTGTCGGGTGTGACCATCGCCCAGGGTGGCGTTCTGCCCAACATCCAggccgtgctgctgcccaaGAAGACCGAGAAGAAGGCCTAA
- the LOC126574533 gene encoding histone H2A — MSGRGKGGKVKGKAKSRSNRAGLQFPVGRIHRLLRKGNYAERVGAGAPVYLAAVMEYLAAEVLELAGNAARDNKKTRIIPRHLQLAIRNDEELNKLLSGVTIAQGGVLPNIQAVLLPKKTEKKA, encoded by the coding sequence ATGTCTGGAcgcggaaagggaggaaaggtgAAGGGAAAGGCAAAGTCCCGTTCCAACCGTGCTGGTCTGCAGTTCCCGGTCGGCCGTATTCATCGTCTGCTGCGCAAAGGCAACTATGCCGAGCGTGTCGGTGCTGGAGCTCCGGTCTATCTGGCGGCCGTGATGGAGTACCTGGCTGCTGAAGTGCTCGAGTTGGCCGGTAACGCCGCCCGTGACAACAAGAAGACGCGTATCATCCCGCGTCATCTGCAGCTGGCCATCCGTAACGACGAGGAGTTGAACAAGCTGCTGTCGGGTGTGACCATCGCCCAGGGTGGTGTTCTGCCCAACATCCAggccgtgctgctgcccaaGAAGACCGAGAAGAAGGCCTAA
- the LOC126574667 gene encoding histone H3, with translation MARTKQTARKSTGGKAPRKQLATKAARKSAPATGGVKKPHRYRPGTVALREIRRYQKSTELLIRKLPFQRLVREIAQDFKTDLRFQSSAVMALQEASEAYLVGLFEDTNLCAIHAKRVTIMPKDIQLARRIRGERA, from the coding sequence ATGGCCCGTACCAAGCAGACCGCGCGTAAATCGACCGGAGGAAAGGCTCCGCGCAAGCAGCTGGCCACGAAGGCCGCTCGTAAGAGTGCGCCGGCCACTGGTGGAGTGAAGAAGCCGCATCGTTACCGTCCGGGAACGGTGGCTCTCCGTGAAATCCGTCGTTACCAGAAGTCGACCGAGCTGCTGATCCgcaagctgccattccagCGGCTGGTTCGTGAGATTGCCCAGGACTTCAAGACCGATCTCCGCTTCCAGAGCTCGGCTGTGATGGCCCTGCAGGAAGCCAGCGAGGCCTACTTGGTCGGTCTGTTCGAGGACACCAATCTGTGCGCGATCCACGCCAAGCGTGTCACCATCATGCCGAAGGACATTCAGCTTGCCCGCCGCATCCGTGGAGAGCGTGCTTAA
- the LOC126574532 gene encoding histone H2B has protein sequence MAPKTSGKAAKKSGKAQKNISKSDKKKKKRTRKESYAIYIYKVLKQVHPDTGISSKAMSIMNSFVNDIFERIAAEASRLAHYNKRSTITSREIQTAVRLLLPGELAKHAVSEGTKAVTKYTSSK, from the coding sequence ATGGCACCGAAAACCAGTGGCAAGGCAGCGAAGAAGTCCGGGAAGGCGCAGAAGAACATCTCCAAGtcggacaagaagaagaagaagcgtacCCGCAAGGAGAGCTACGCTATCTACATCTACAAGGTCCTGAAGCAGGTCCACCCGGACACTGGCATCTCCTCGAAGGCGATGAGCATCATGAACAGCTTCGTGAACGACATCTTCGAGCGCATCGCCGCCGAAGCGTCCCGTCTGGCGCACTACAACAAGCGCTCGACGATCACGTCCCGCGAAATCCAGACCGCtgtccgtctgctgctgcctggtgaGTTGGCCAAGCACGCCGTTTCCGAGGGAACGAAGGCCGTCACCAAGTACACCAGCTCGAAGTAA
- the LOC126574672 gene encoding uncharacterized protein LOC126574672, which translates to MTGRGKGGKGLGKGGAKRHRKVLRDNIQGITKPAIRRLARRGGVKRISGLIYEETRGVLKVFLENVIRDAVTYTEHAKRKTVTAMDVVYALKRQGRTLYGFGVTSSESDNINRTKMAPKTSGKAAKKSGKAQKNISKSDKKKKKRTRKESYAIYIYKVLKQVHPDTGISSKAMSIMNSFVNDIFERIAAEASRLAHYNKRSTITSREIQTAVRLLLPAKQRSSSRMTGRGKGGKGLGKGGAKRHRKVLRDNIQGITKPAIRRLARRGGVKRISGLIYEETRGVLKVFLENVIRDAVTYTEHAKRKTVTAMDVVYALKRQGRTLYGFGG; encoded by the exons atgactGGCcgcggaaagggaggaaagggcTTGGGCAAAGGAGGAGCCAAGCGTCATCGTAAAGTGCTGCGCGATAACATCCAGGGCATCACCAAGCCAGCCATCCGTCGTCTGGCTCGCCGTGGCGGTGTGAAGCGTATCTCCGGGCTGATCTACGAGGAAACGCGTGGTGTGCTGAAGGTGTTCCTCGAGAACGTGATCCGCGATGCCGTCACCTACACGGAACACGCCAAGCGCAAGACCGTCACGGCCATGGATGTGGTGTACGCTCTGAAGCGCCAGGGCCGCACTCTCTACGGTTTCGGAG TCACAAGCAGTGAAAGCGACAACATCAATCGTACCAAAATGGCACCGAAAACCAGTGGCAAGGCAGCGAAGAAGTCCGGGAAGGCGCAGAAGAACATCTCCAAGtcggacaagaagaagaagaagcgtacCCGCAAGGAGAGCTACGCTATCTACATCTACAAGGTCCTGAAGCAGGTCCACCCGGACACTGGCATCTCCTCGAAGGCGATGAGCATCATGAACAGCTTCGTGAACGACATCTTCGAGCGCATCGCCGCCGAAGCGTCCCGTCTGGCGCACTACAACAAGCGCTCGACGATCACGTCCCGCGAAATCCAGACCGCtgtccgtctgctgctgcctg caaagcaaagaagcagcagcagaatgactGGCcgcggaaagggaggaaagggcTTGGGCAAAGGAGGAGCCAAGCGTCATCGTAAAGTGCTGCGCGATAACATCCAGGGCATCACCAAGCCAGCCATCCGTCGTCTGGCTCGCCGTGGCGGTGTGAAGCGTATCTCCGGGCTGATCTACGAGGAAACGCGTGGTGTGCTGAAGGTGTTCCTCGAGAACGTGATCCGCGATGCCGTCACCTACACGGAACACGCCAAGCGCAAGACCGTCACGGCCATGGATGTGGTGTACGCTCTGAAGCGCCAGGGCCGCACTCTCTACGGTTTCGGAGGCTAA
- the LOC126574542 gene encoding histone H4 produces the protein MTGRGKGGKGLGKGGAKRHRKVLRDNIQGITKPAIRRLARRGGVKRISGLIYEETRGVLKVFLENVIRDAVTYTEHAKRKTVTAMDVVYALKRQGRTLYGFGG, from the coding sequence atgactGGCcgcggaaagggaggaaagggcTTGGGCAAAGGAGGAGCCAAGCGTCATCGTAAAGTGCTGCGCGATAACATCCAGGGCATCACCAAGCCAGCCATCCGTCGTCTGGCTCGCCGTGGCGGTGTGAAGCGTATCTCCGGGCTGATCTACGAGGAAACGCGTGGTGTGCTGAAGGTGTTCCTCGAGAACGTGATCCGCGATGCCGTCACCTACACGGAACACGCCAAGCGCAAGACCGTCACGGCCATGGATGTGGTGTACGCTCTGAAGCGCCAGGGCCGCACTCTCTACGGTTTCGGAGGCTAA